The following coding sequences are from one Ovis canadensis isolate MfBH-ARS-UI-01 breed Bighorn chromosome 25, ARS-UI_OviCan_v2, whole genome shotgun sequence window:
- the LOC138429943 gene encoding basic proline-rich protein-like, whose protein sequence is MDRGSLSKVQISRFPKFAVSPRSLGGLSCSLVFLLSSPRGPLQQGHPLASVPPPVVHLPAPEASLLPRIPGQTRGRDNRRTGLPVVWPPRRPRPNVPTRQPGSQDARTGSPATPGAYRPLQPPPGPPRRFEAAGGARPTPGWRATELGAARIGMKTDICLSLGLE, encoded by the exons ATGGACAGG GGCTCACTAAGCAAAGTACAGATTTCCCGTTTCCCTAAATTTGCTGTGTCACCAAGAAGTCTAGGCGGACTTAGCTGCTCGCTGGTTTTCCTACTCAGCTCTCCTAGAGGGCCGCTTCAGCAGGGCCATCCTCTGGCCTCCGTCCCTCCACCTGTGGTCCACCTGCCTGCGCCGGAGGCCTCACTGCTCCCTAGGATCCCCGGACAGACGAGGGGCAGAGACAACCGGCGAACAGGACTTCCCGTGGTCTGGCCACCTCGCCGACCCCGCCCAAACGTCCCCACCAGGCAGCCCGGGTCCCAAGATGCGCGCACCGGCTCGCCGGCCACCCCTGGGGCCTATAGGCCCCTCCAGCCTCCCCCCGGTCCCCCCCGCCGGTTCGAGGCCGCAGGCGGGGCCCGGCCCACTCCCGGGTGGCGGGCCACGGAGCTGGGCGCGGCGAG